In a genomic window of Methanosarcina horonobensis HB-1 = JCM 15518:
- a CDS encoding chymotrypsin family serine protease translates to MEPYVYPKGPVIGYGFDINGYFEVVFYEGMNVTDSQINEIYNVISKRASEVSIKEAPVVFGKSDFIQDEVSGYDSYYRPIIGAIKVTGETGACGTIGYAAQTGSGTKGYVTVQHLGTYVGYDMYQPTSDAAGSVSKISGHYADACFVPYSNVAAKIHVGSGVTKNVNSYVSSAPSNSWSGWGVYMSGTTSGVKSGNVVGFQNLTDGQMTYINMVKANYISQPGDSGAPVYRVIPTTNEYRLVGVHKGTFYSSRWFSPNSGVISDLGVTPLTA, encoded by the coding sequence ATGGAGCCATATGTATATCCAAAAGGTCCAGTAATTGGTTATGGTTTTGATATTAACGGCTATTTTGAGGTTGTGTTTTATGAAGGTATGAATGTTACAGATTCCCAAATTAATGAAATATACAATGTAATAAGTAAAAGAGCAAGTGAAGTATCTATAAAGGAAGCTCCTGTTGTATTCGGTAAAAGCGATTTTATCCAGGATGAAGTGAGTGGTTATGATAGCTATTATCGTCCAATAATTGGCGCTATAAAGGTTACCGGTGAAACTGGTGCCTGTGGAACAATAGGGTATGCTGCTCAAACTGGTTCTGGAACTAAAGGATATGTAACTGTACAACACCTTGGAACTTACGTAGGCTATGATATGTATCAGCCAACATCTGATGCGGCAGGGAGTGTTAGCAAAATCAGTGGTCATTATGCAGATGCATGCTTCGTCCCCTATAGCAATGTGGCTGCAAAAATTCATGTTGGTAGCGGAGTAACTAAAAATGTCAACAGTTATGTATCTTCAGCCCCATCTAATTCATGGAGTGGTTGGGGAGTATATATGTCTGGGACTACCTCAGGCGTAAAAAGTGGAAATGTAGTGGGTTTTCAAAACTTAACCGATGGGCAAATGACATATATTAATATGGTAAAGGCCAATTATATTTCCCAGCCCGGAGATAGTGGAGCTCCAGTCTACAGAGTAATACCTACTACCAATGAATATAGACTGGTAGGGGTTCATAAGGGCACTTTTTACAGTTCTAGGTGGTTCTCGCCAAATTCAGGAGTAATATCCGATTTAGGTGTTACCCCACTCACAGCTTGA
- a CDS encoding class I SAM-dependent methyltransferase, with the protein MKRQCIKISKKKGEPARRVLLSFEILDNSLKIGSDETFLYLPLSREPAPEELESLPEGFELTDFDFELLEKKPVPEDLLGFNPAYDVIGDIALLEDENLDAQTALKIADALLRTQPNIKSVVRPLTPVIGEFRIREFEVIAGEPRTETIHREYGCRYKVDLARAYFTPRLSTERSRILSWVKDGDTVVDMFAGVGPYSILLAKSKKPAKVIAIDKNPDAVYYLKENISLNSVKNIEAIKGDAREEAKRFAGIADHVIMNLPHSAHEFLDSAVLLTKPGGIIHYYGITPEDDLFESSIELIREAAEKVGRKIEVLEKRVVRSYAPHQYNICIEAKIL; encoded by the coding sequence ATGAAGCGGCAATGCATAAAAATTTCCAAAAAGAAAGGAGAACCTGCAAGAAGGGTACTTCTCAGTTTTGAAATTCTGGACAACTCACTGAAAATAGGTTCGGATGAAACCTTTCTTTATCTCCCGCTTTCCAGAGAACCTGCCCCTGAGGAACTGGAAAGCCTGCCTGAAGGCTTCGAGCTTACAGATTTCGATTTCGAGCTCCTGGAGAAAAAACCTGTCCCTGAAGACCTTCTCGGCTTTAACCCTGCTTATGATGTCATAGGGGATATTGCTCTCCTCGAAGACGAGAATCTGGACGCACAGACAGCCTTAAAGATCGCTGATGCCCTCCTCAGGACTCAGCCAAATATAAAATCCGTGGTCAGGCCTCTCACTCCTGTTATCGGAGAATTCCGGATAAGAGAGTTTGAGGTAATAGCAGGCGAGCCCAGGACCGAAACTATACATAGAGAATACGGCTGTCGCTACAAAGTTGACCTTGCAAGGGCTTATTTCACTCCTCGCCTTTCTACTGAGCGCTCAAGAATCCTTTCCTGGGTTAAAGATGGTGATACTGTTGTCGATATGTTTGCCGGAGTAGGTCCTTACAGTATCCTGCTTGCAAAAAGTAAAAAGCCTGCAAAAGTTATAGCAATCGATAAAAACCCTGATGCAGTGTATTACCTGAAAGAAAATATCTCCCTTAACTCCGTAAAAAACATTGAAGCAATAAAAGGCGATGCCAGGGAAGAGGCAAAAAGGTTTGCAGGAATTGCCGACCACGTGATCATGAACCTCCCCCACAGCGCCCACGAGTTCCTTGACTCTGCTGTCCTCCTTACAAAGCCAGGTGGAATTATCCACTACTACGGAATAACCCCTGAAGATGATCTCTTCGAAAGTTCTATCGAACTCATCCGAGAAGCTGCGGAAAAAGTAGGAAGGAAGATTGAAGTTCTGGAGAAAAGGGTAGTCCGCTCATATGCTCCTCACCAGTACAATATATGCATCGAGGCAAAGATTCTCTGA
- a CDS encoding LysE family transporter produces the protein MLTIEILRAILLGFTIGLTGALVPGPMFFATIELSLKKGWFAGPKVVLGHMLVEFFLSVLILLGFASFVGSSTISAISVIGGLALAVFGLLTVKDAKAAASAGISPEKSDMKLTSNPVVLGLITSVSNPYFWIWWLTAGSALVLRAYELGLFVSIAYILGHWTADLSWFTAVSGSFSRGKTLFSERTHEIILYACGGFLVIFGFYFMLNFNNPIQLS, from the coding sequence ATGCTGACAATCGAGATCTTAAGAGCCATTCTCCTTGGCTTCACTATCGGGCTTACAGGTGCCCTGGTTCCAGGACCGATGTTTTTTGCAACCATAGAGCTTTCTCTCAAGAAAGGCTGGTTTGCAGGTCCGAAGGTTGTACTCGGGCATATGCTGGTTGAGTTTTTTCTCTCTGTTCTAATCCTTCTTGGATTTGCTTCATTTGTCGGCAGCAGCACAATTTCAGCTATTTCCGTTATTGGTGGGCTTGCCCTTGCAGTCTTCGGACTGCTTACGGTAAAGGATGCAAAAGCTGCTGCTTCCGCGGGTATTTCTCCTGAAAAGTCAGACATGAAATTGACTTCAAATCCAGTGGTGTTAGGCCTGATAACCTCAGTCTCCAACCCTTACTTCTGGATCTGGTGGCTGACTGCGGGCAGCGCGCTTGTGCTGAGGGCGTATGAACTGGGGCTTTTTGTCTCAATAGCCTATATTCTCGGACACTGGACAGCGGACCTTAGCTGGTTTACTGCAGTATCCGGGTCTTTCAGCCGTGGAAAAACTCTGTTCTCCGAGCGTACTCATGAAATTATCCTGTACGCCTGCGGAGGGTTTTTGGTGATTTTCGGTTTTTATTTCATGCTTAACTTTAATAATCCCATTCAGCTGTCGTGA
- a CDS encoding transcription initiation factor IIB, whose product MVEVERVRYSDTLEREKIRAMIKARKEKQKEQSFETEKAVCPECGSRNLVHDYERAELVCGDCGLVIDADFVDEGPEWRAFDHDQRMKRSRVGAPMTYTIHDKGLSTMIDWRNRDSYGKSISSKNRAQLYRLRKWQRRIRVSNATERNLAFALSELDRMASALGLPRTVRETAAVVYRKAVDKNLIRGRSIEGVAAAALYAACRQCSVPRTLDEIEEVSRVSRKEIGRTYRFISRELALKLMPTSPIDYVPRFCSGLNLKGEVQSKSVEILRQASEKELTSGRGPTGVAAAAIYIASILCGERRTQREVADVAGVTEVTIRNRYKELAEELDIEIIL is encoded by the coding sequence ATGGTAGAAGTCGAAAGAGTTCGCTATTCGGACACTCTTGAAAGAGAAAAAATACGTGCCATGATTAAAGCTCGCAAAGAAAAACAAAAGGAGCAAAGTTTTGAGACCGAAAAGGCCGTGTGTCCAGAATGCGGTAGCAGAAACCTAGTTCACGACTATGAGAGAGCGGAGCTCGTGTGTGGGGACTGCGGACTTGTCATTGATGCCGACTTTGTGGATGAAGGACCGGAATGGCGAGCTTTCGATCACGATCAGCGTATGAAGCGTTCCCGTGTGGGTGCGCCCATGACATATACAATACACGACAAAGGTCTTTCCACAATGATTGACTGGAGAAACCGTGACTCCTACGGAAAGTCCATATCTTCCAAAAACCGTGCTCAACTCTATCGTTTAAGAAAATGGCAGCGTAGAATTCGTGTAAGTAACGCAACTGAAAGAAACCTCGCTTTTGCCCTTTCCGAACTGGACAGAATGGCTTCTGCTCTTGGTCTTCCCAGAACTGTCAGGGAAACAGCAGCAGTCGTCTACAGAAAAGCTGTGGACAAGAATCTTATCCGCGGAAGGAGCATTGAAGGTGTAGCCGCAGCAGCTCTTTATGCAGCCTGTCGCCAGTGCAGTGTCCCGAGGACACTTGACGAGATCGAAGAAGTTTCCAGGGTAAGCAGGAAAGAAATCGGAAGGACTTACCGTTTCATTTCTCGAGAACTTGCCTTAAAGCTCATGCCAACTTCTCCAATCGACTATGTTCCGAGGTTCTGCTCAGGGCTTAACCTTAAAGGAGAAGTCCAGTCAAAGAGTGTTGAAATCCTCAGGCAGGCTTCAGAAAAAGAACTCACAAGCGGAAGGGGGCCAACAGGAGTTGCCGCAGCTGCAATTTACATTGCGTCCATTCTCTGCGGAGAGCGCAGGACTCAGCGTGAAGTCGCAGATGTTGCCGGAGTCACGGAAGTTACCATCAGGAACAGGTATAAAGAACTTGCAGAAGAACTGGACATAGAGATCATTCTCTAA
- a CDS encoding Gar1/Naf1 family protein, whose translation MKRLGTVLHRSGVRNLIIRGDEVKPDNVSGSLPKLNSVVVDKALNRIGTIVSVFGPVNHPYFLVKGFKRIPDSETRALVNERVYIR comes from the coding sequence ATGAAACGACTCGGTACCGTGCTGCACAGGTCAGGTGTTAGAAACCTGATAATTAGAGGGGATGAGGTAAAACCCGATAACGTCTCAGGTAGTCTTCCAAAATTGAATTCGGTTGTTGTTGACAAGGCTCTGAACCGGATTGGTACAATTGTCAGTGTCTTTGGACCTGTGAACCATCCATATTTTTTAGTGAAGGGCTTTAAGCGAATTCCTGATTCAGAAACTCGGGCTCTCGTCAATGAAAGGGTCTATATTCGGTGA
- the ppdK gene encoding pyruvate, phosphate dikinase, whose amino-acid sequence MSKFVYFFGKDVTDGKSSMKDLLGGKGANLAEMANLGVPVPPGFTITTEVCVLYLKEEKYPDEVLRQVEEAIDKLETLNDKKLGDPKDPLLVSVRSGARVSMPGMMDTVLNLGLTDKSVIGLANKVNDERFAYDCYRRFIAMFGDVVLGVEFRKFDSLIEDKKKELGVKSDTDLDSKALKELAERFKEIIKLEKGFEFPQDPKVQLQMAINAVFDSWNNQRAITYRKLNNIDDSWGTAVNVQTMVYGNRGNTSGTGVAFTRNPSTGEKKFFGEYLINAQGEDVVAGIRTPDFINTLEDKIPEAYAQLVDICQKLEAHFKDMQDIEFTIQEGKLYMLQTRTGKRTAAAAVKIATDMVEEGLIDKETAVKRVNAEHIDLLLHPRIDPTVKLEVIAKGLPASPGAAVGKVVFTAESAEEMAELGEKTILVRTETSPEDIGGMAAAQGVLTVRGGMTSHAAVVGRGMGKPCVVGCGEISIDIKSSLFMVNGFTIKEHDYITIDGSIGSVIIGKVDLIDAEINEDLKKLLIWADEIRTLGVRTNADNPADAALARELGAEGIGLCRTEHMFFGEDRIPAVREMIMAEDEKSRKKALKKLLPMQKEDFLGIFRSMEGLPVTIRLLDPPLHEFLPDKEELDEKLRELEASGDCGKIDEVKKVIQRVVSLKELNPMLGHRGCRLGITYPEIYNMQVRAIMEAACELTAEGLKVIPEIMIPLVGLVKELTLTKEEVCKTAETVMAEKGMKIDYKVGTMIELPRAAIVADQIAQEADFFSFGTNDLTQTTFGFSRDDVSKFVPIYQKAGILEHDPFAVLDQEGVGEIMKIGIQKGRSVKPKLKMGICGEHGGEPRSIAFAHKIGIDYVSCSPYRVPIARLVAAQSTMEMRNAK is encoded by the coding sequence TTGTCCAAGTTCGTATATTTTTTTGGAAAGGATGTAACTGATGGCAAAAGTAGTATGAAAGACCTGCTTGGAGGTAAGGGTGCAAACCTTGCCGAGATGGCAAATCTTGGAGTTCCCGTACCACCAGGTTTTACAATTACAACCGAAGTCTGTGTACTTTATCTTAAGGAAGAAAAATATCCAGATGAGGTGCTCAGACAGGTAGAAGAAGCAATCGATAAACTGGAAACATTAAACGATAAAAAACTGGGAGATCCCAAAGATCCGTTGCTTGTTTCCGTAAGATCCGGAGCCAGGGTGTCCATGCCAGGGATGATGGACACAGTTCTGAATCTGGGACTTACGGACAAATCGGTAATCGGACTCGCAAACAAAGTCAATGATGAAAGATTCGCTTACGATTGCTACCGAAGATTTATTGCCATGTTTGGGGACGTGGTGCTTGGGGTTGAATTTAGAAAATTCGATTCCTTAATCGAGGACAAGAAAAAGGAACTGGGGGTTAAATCCGACACTGACCTTGATTCAAAAGCATTAAAGGAATTAGCAGAGAGATTTAAGGAAATAATCAAACTCGAAAAAGGGTTTGAGTTTCCACAGGATCCCAAAGTTCAGCTCCAGATGGCAATCAACGCTGTTTTTGACTCATGGAATAATCAGAGAGCCATTACCTACAGGAAGCTGAATAATATTGATGACAGCTGGGGCACAGCCGTCAATGTACAGACAATGGTCTACGGGAACAGAGGAAATACCTCAGGTACAGGTGTTGCTTTTACCAGAAACCCGTCTACCGGTGAAAAGAAATTCTTCGGGGAATACCTCATCAATGCACAGGGCGAAGATGTAGTTGCAGGAATAAGGACTCCGGATTTCATAAACACCCTCGAGGACAAAATTCCGGAAGCCTATGCTCAGCTTGTGGACATTTGTCAGAAGCTTGAAGCCCACTTCAAGGACATGCAGGACATAGAGTTTACAATCCAGGAAGGAAAACTCTACATGCTGCAGACCAGGACCGGAAAGCGCACAGCTGCTGCAGCCGTGAAAATCGCAACCGATATGGTAGAAGAAGGGCTCATTGACAAAGAAACTGCTGTAAAACGAGTTAATGCGGAGCACATTGACCTGCTTCTGCACCCGAGGATTGACCCGACAGTAAAACTTGAAGTAATAGCAAAGGGTCTTCCCGCATCTCCAGGAGCTGCTGTCGGAAAGGTGGTCTTCACTGCCGAATCTGCTGAAGAAATGGCAGAACTCGGAGAAAAGACAATCCTTGTTCGTACAGAAACCTCCCCTGAAGATATAGGAGGAATGGCAGCTGCACAGGGAGTCCTTACCGTTCGCGGAGGAATGACTTCTCACGCAGCAGTCGTTGGAAGGGGCATGGGCAAACCCTGCGTAGTTGGTTGCGGAGAAATCTCAATCGATATTAAGAGCTCCCTCTTCATGGTTAACGGCTTCACAATTAAAGAGCACGACTACATCACGATTGACGGCAGCATAGGAAGCGTCATTATCGGGAAAGTAGACCTGATCGATGCCGAAATAAATGAAGACCTTAAAAAGCTCCTCATCTGGGCTGACGAGATCAGGACTCTCGGAGTCAGGACAAATGCAGACAACCCTGCTGATGCAGCTCTTGCCCGTGAACTCGGTGCAGAAGGTATCGGGCTTTGCAGGACAGAGCACATGTTCTTTGGAGAAGACAGAATCCCCGCAGTTAGGGAAATGATCATGGCCGAAGACGAAAAATCAAGGAAGAAGGCCCTCAAGAAACTGCTCCCAATGCAGAAAGAAGACTTCCTTGGAATCTTCCGCAGCATGGAAGGTCTGCCTGTAACTATAAGACTCCTTGACCCGCCTCTGCATGAATTCCTTCCGGACAAAGAAGAGCTCGATGAAAAGCTCAGAGAACTTGAAGCTTCAGGAGACTGTGGAAAGATCGATGAGGTAAAGAAAGTTATCCAGCGTGTAGTTTCCCTTAAGGAACTCAACCCCATGCTCGGGCACAGGGGCTGCAGGCTCGGAATTACCTATCCTGAAATCTACAACATGCAGGTGCGCGCAATCATGGAGGCTGCCTGTGAGCTTACTGCCGAAGGACTGAAAGTTATTCCTGAAATAATGATCCCGCTCGTTGGCCTTGTAAAAGAGCTCACTCTCACCAAAGAGGAAGTCTGCAAGACTGCAGAAACCGTAATGGCTGAGAAAGGCATGAAGATTGACTACAAAGTAGGTACCATGATCGAACTGCCCAGAGCCGCAATTGTTGCAGACCAGATTGCTCAGGAAGCTGACTTCTTCTCCTTCGGGACAAATGACCTGACCCAGACAACCTTCGGGTTCAGCAGGGACGACGTGTCCAAATTCGTGCCCATCTACCAGAAGGCAGGCATCCTTGAACACGATCCCTTCGCAGTCCTTGACCAGGAAGGTGTTGGCGAGATCATGAAGATCGGTATACAGAAAGGCCGCTCCGTCAAACCCAAACTCAAGATGGGAATCTGCGGAGAACACGGCGGAGAGCCGAGATCCATTGCCTTTGCCCACAAAATAGGCATTGACTATGTGAGCTGCTCACCATACAGGGTCCCGATTGCAAGACTCGTAGCTGCTCAGAGCACAATGGAAATGAGAAACGCAAAATAA
- a CDS encoding polyprenyl synthetase family protein translates to MTLVDEIKKRSSHVDAAIDELLPVTSPEELYKASRYLVDAGGKRLRPAVLILAAEAVGSDLKSVLPAAVAVELVHNFTLIHDDIMDKDDIRRGMPAVHVRWGEAGAILAGDTLYSKAFEILSKVENEPVRVLKCMDILSKTCTEICEGQWLDMDFETREKVTESEYIEMVEKKTSVLYAAAAKIGALLGGSSDEVAEALSEYGRLIGIGFQMYDDVLDMIAPEEVLGKVRGSDLMEGKHTLIVIDAFGKGVELGIFGKGEATISETETAVRTLTECGSIGYVKNLAISYINEGKAKLDVLRDCPEKTLLLQIADYMISREY, encoded by the coding sequence ATGACGCTTGTTGATGAAATTAAAAAAAGAAGTTCTCATGTTGATGCTGCAATTGATGAATTGCTTCCGGTGACCAGCCCCGAGGAGCTGTACAAAGCTTCCCGTTACCTTGTGGATGCCGGGGGAAAGCGCCTTCGTCCGGCAGTTCTCATCCTGGCAGCAGAAGCTGTCGGTTCCGATCTCAAGTCCGTTTTGCCTGCAGCAGTCGCTGTTGAACTTGTACATAATTTCACTCTGATCCATGATGATATAATGGATAAAGACGATATCCGCAGAGGAATGCCTGCAGTCCATGTTAGATGGGGTGAAGCCGGAGCAATTCTTGCAGGCGACACTCTTTATTCCAAAGCTTTCGAAATCCTCTCAAAAGTCGAAAATGAGCCTGTAAGGGTTCTAAAGTGTATGGATATCCTCTCAAAGACCTGTACCGAAATCTGTGAAGGGCAATGGCTTGATATGGACTTCGAAACAAGGGAAAAGGTTACGGAATCCGAGTATATTGAGATGGTGGAAAAGAAGACCTCTGTCCTCTATGCAGCCGCAGCCAAAATCGGTGCCCTCCTCGGAGGATCTTCTGACGAAGTTGCCGAGGCTTTATCCGAATATGGGCGTCTTATAGGAATAGGCTTCCAGATGTATGATGATGTCCTTGATATGATCGCGCCTGAAGAAGTGCTCGGAAAGGTAAGGGGCAGTGACTTAATGGAAGGGAAACACACACTCATTGTCATTGATGCTTTCGGAAAAGGCGTGGAGCTGGGCATCTTTGGAAAAGGTGAAGCTACTATCTCTGAAACAGAAACAGCCGTTCGGACTCTGACCGAATGTGGGTCAATCGGTTATGTGAAAAATCTTGCAATCTCATATATCAATGAAGGTAAGGCAAAACTGGATGTCCTCAGGGACTGTCCCGAAAAAACTCTTCTCCTTCAGATTGCTGACTATATGATCTCAAGAGAATATTGA
- a CDS encoding RNase J family beta-CASP ribonuclease: MTEIGIVAVGGYNEMGRNMTAVIIGEDIVILDMGLRLDRVQIHEDVEIDKMHSLELIEMGAIPDDTIMKEINGTVRAIVCTHGHLDHVGAIPKLAHRYNAPILATPYTAAIIKQQIESERKFEVCNRVIPLQAGGTYQVTEDISIEFIRVQHSIIDCVLAAVHTPAGAVLYACDFKLDRTPTMGEAPDFDRFKSLGKEGVIAMITESTNAGRSGKTPSEQIAKDMVRDVLLGTEESDVGMIITTFASHIARLKAIIEAAEEMGRIPVLMGRSMERYVGAARDVGYLELPSNVEIYGTRKDVDRAFKRIMQEGKNKYLPIVTGHQGEPGSILVRVANGETPYTVEPGDKIIFSANVIPSPMTQANRYALETKLKMKGGRIYDNVHVSGHAYREDHWELLRMINPEHVIPAHGDMEMHGHYIEMAEDAGYVLGDTVHLLRNGEVLYIEE; encoded by the coding sequence ATGACTGAAATAGGCATTGTTGCAGTCGGCGGCTATAATGAAATGGGCCGCAACATGACTGCTGTCATTATAGGTGAAGATATTGTTATTCTTGATATGGGACTCAGACTTGACAGGGTTCAAATTCACGAGGATGTCGAGATTGACAAAATGCATTCTCTTGAACTGATCGAGATGGGTGCAATTCCTGATGATACTATTATGAAAGAAATCAACGGGACTGTAAGGGCAATCGTCTGTACTCACGGGCACCTTGACCATGTAGGTGCGATCCCTAAGCTTGCCCACAGGTATAACGCCCCCATACTTGCTACCCCCTATACAGCAGCCATCATCAAGCAACAGATTGAGTCTGAACGCAAATTTGAGGTTTGCAACAGGGTAATCCCTCTGCAGGCAGGTGGGACCTACCAGGTCACGGAAGATATTTCTATAGAATTCATCAGAGTCCAGCACAGTATCATTGACTGTGTACTCGCAGCTGTGCACACTCCGGCAGGAGCTGTCCTTTATGCATGTGACTTCAAGCTGGACAGGACTCCGACAATGGGTGAGGCTCCTGACTTTGACCGCTTCAAATCCCTTGGAAAGGAAGGGGTCATTGCAATGATTACAGAGAGCACGAATGCCGGACGCTCGGGCAAGACTCCTTCCGAACAGATTGCAAAAGACATGGTAAGGGATGTCCTTCTCGGTACGGAAGAATCTGATGTCGGTATGATCATTACGACCTTTGCCTCTCACATTGCCAGGCTCAAAGCGATTATCGAGGCTGCCGAAGAGATGGGCAGGATTCCGGTGCTTATGGGGCGCTCAATGGAACGTTATGTGGGTGCTGCCAGAGATGTCGGTTATCTTGAGCTTCCTTCCAATGTGGAGATTTACGGCACGAGAAAGGATGTCGATAGGGCATTCAAGCGCATCATGCAGGAAGGCAAAAACAAGTATCTGCCTATTGTCACAGGACACCAGGGGGAGCCAGGTTCCATTCTTGTGAGGGTTGCAAACGGGGAAACTCCCTATACAGTTGAGCCTGGGGACAAGATCATTTTCTCTGCAAACGTGATCCCGAGCCCGATGACTCAGGCAAACCGCTATGCTCTTGAAACCAAACTCAAAATGAAGGGCGGCAGGATCTATGACAACGTCCACGTTTCAGGGCACGCATACAGGGAAGACCACTGGGAACTTCTGCGCATGATTAATCCCGAACATGTGATTCCTGCCCACGGAGATATGGAAATGCACGGGCACTACATCGAAATGGCAGAAGATGCGGGGTATGTACTCGGAGATACCGTACACCTTCTCAGAAACGGCGAAGTGTTATATATAGAAGAGTAA
- the fni gene encoding type 2 isopentenyl-diphosphate Delta-isomerase encodes MINTTSRRKIEHLKLCAESPVEARQASAGFEDVTLIHRALPELNMDELDLSVDFLGKRIKAPFLIASITGGHPDTIPVNAALAAAAEELGVGIGVGSQRAAIDDPAQEDSFRIVRDEAPNAFVYGNVGAAQIRQYGVEGVEKLIEMIDADALAIHLNFLQEAVQPEGDRDATGCLDMITEICSGIKTPVIVKETGAGISREDALLLQKAGASAIDVGGAGGTSWAGVEVYRAKESRDAVSERLGELFWDFGIPTVASLIESRVSLPLIATGGVRNGLDIAKSISLGASAASAALPFVGPSLDGKESVVRVLSCMLEEFKAAMFLCGCANIQALHNSSVVVTGWTREYLEQRGFNVKDLSLPKNAL; translated from the coding sequence ATGATCAACACTACCTCCAGGAGAAAGATAGAACATCTGAAGCTCTGCGCTGAAAGTCCGGTTGAAGCCAGACAGGCAAGTGCGGGCTTTGAAGACGTAACCCTGATCCATAGGGCGCTTCCGGAATTAAACATGGATGAGCTTGATCTTTCTGTGGATTTCCTTGGAAAGCGCATTAAAGCTCCATTTTTAATTGCGTCGATTACAGGAGGTCACCCTGATACAATCCCTGTAAATGCTGCACTTGCGGCTGCGGCCGAAGAGCTGGGAGTCGGAATCGGAGTAGGCAGCCAGAGAGCTGCAATTGATGACCCTGCTCAGGAAGATTCCTTCAGGATTGTCAGGGACGAGGCTCCGAATGCCTTTGTCTACGGAAATGTTGGAGCTGCCCAGATCCGCCAGTACGGGGTTGAAGGAGTAGAAAAACTCATTGAGATGATTGATGCCGATGCTCTTGCGATTCACCTTAACTTCCTGCAGGAAGCCGTCCAGCCCGAAGGGGATAGGGATGCTACCGGTTGCCTGGACATGATAACTGAAATATGTTCTGGGATCAAAACCCCGGTGATCGTGAAAGAAACAGGGGCAGGTATTTCCAGGGAGGATGCTCTTCTCCTTCAGAAAGCCGGAGCCTCTGCAATCGATGTAGGAGGTGCAGGCGGCACGAGCTGGGCAGGAGTTGAAGTTTACAGGGCAAAAGAAAGCAGGGATGCGGTCTCTGAACGCCTTGGGGAACTTTTCTGGGACTTCGGAATCCCGACTGTTGCCAGCCTGATAGAGTCAAGGGTTTCTCTTCCTCTTATCGCGACTGGTGGAGTACGAAACGGACTTGATATTGCAAAGTCCATTTCTCTTGGAGCCAGTGCGGCAAGTGCAGCTCTGCCTTTTGTGGGGCCTTCTCTTGATGGAAAAGAATCGGTTGTCAGAGTTCTTTCCTGTATGCTTGAAGAGTTCAAAGCTGCAATGTTTCTCTGCGGGTGTGCAAATATCCAGGCGCTGCATAATTCCTCGGTTGTTGTGACCGGATGGACACGCGAATACCTTGAACAGCGCGGTTTTAATGTAAAAGACCTCTCTTTACCAAAGAATGCGCTTTAA
- a CDS encoding isopentenyl phosphate kinase — MNTSTEPVILKLGGSAITDKGAYEGVVKKADLLRIAREVSGFRGKMIVVHGAGSFGHTYAKKYGLDRTFDPEGAIVTHESVKKLASKVVDALNSFGVRAIAVHPMGCAVCRNGRIESMYLDSIKLMLEKGFVPVLHGDVAMDIELGTCILSGDQIVPYLAKELGITRLGLGSAEDGVLDKEGKPIPEITPENFEEFRHCIRGSGSTDVTGGMLGKVLELLELSKNSSITSYIFNAGKADNIYRFLNGESIGTRISPDKGYEA; from the coding sequence ATGAACACTTCAACCGAACCTGTTATCCTTAAACTAGGAGGCAGCGCCATTACTGACAAAGGCGCATACGAAGGGGTTGTAAAAAAAGCTGACCTTCTCAGAATTGCGCGGGAAGTTTCAGGCTTCAGGGGAAAAATGATTGTCGTACACGGAGCCGGGTCTTTCGGGCATACCTATGCCAAAAAGTATGGGCTTGACAGGACATTTGACCCTGAAGGGGCGATTGTAACCCATGAATCCGTAAAGAAACTTGCTTCAAAGGTGGTGGATGCCCTGAATAGTTTCGGAGTCAGGGCCATTGCCGTGCATCCTATGGGCTGTGCGGTGTGCAGAAACGGGAGGATAGAGAGCATGTACCTTGACAGCATAAAACTCATGCTCGAAAAAGGCTTTGTGCCTGTACTGCATGGAGATGTTGCCATGGACATTGAACTCGGGACCTGCATCCTTTCCGGAGACCAGATCGTTCCTTATCTGGCAAAGGAACTTGGGATTACCAGGCTCGGACTAGGCTCGGCTGAGGATGGTGTGCTTGATAAGGAAGGAAAACCCATACCTGAGATAACTCCTGAAAACTTTGAAGAATTCCGACACTGTATAAGAGGTTCCGGAAGTACCGATGTTACAGGCGGGATGCTTGGGAAGGTTCTGGAACTTCTGGAACTCAGCAAAAATTCTAGTATTACTTCCTATATATTCAATGCAGGAAAAGCGGATAATATTTACAGGTTCTTAAATGGGGAATCCATAGGGACCAGGATCAGTCCGGATAAAGGGTATGAAGCATGA